AGTTTGGGGCTAAGTTAAAGAGGATTTTTGGGTTGAGAGTAATGGGGAAGGTGTGAGCTTTTTAAAGGTGTGTATAAATATATTAAGTGAAGAATATGATAATTTTTTAGGGACATGAAGGGTTGATATAGCAAGGGTTTTAGGGGGTAATTTTTGGGGTAGGAAATTGAGAATCAATTGCAGTTATAGGGTGAAAAAGTGTGGTTATAAGTTATTGATATAATGGGGAAAATTTTGTGTTTCCCTGGTTTTGGAAGTGAGGGATGATGCGGGTTTTAGGGGGTTGATTTGAAAAATATAGTTTGTGATAAACAATCACAAGGTAGGATTGATGAGCTTTCTGAGGTGTAAGGGTTGAAACCTGCCCTACTTCAAAAGGGATTGCGACCATCCAGCTGTATCAGTGCACCATGTTAAATCCACTCTTTCTAAGGTTGAAACCTGCCCTACTTCAAAAGGGATTGCGACTAAAGATGGATTATTTGTGCAAACACCTATTATGGTTGAAACCTGCCCTACTTCAAAAGGGATTGCGACTTCTATGGGCATGATTTTGTGAGAGATGAGTCAAAATAGGGTTGAAACCTGCCCTACTTCAAAAGGGATTGCGACTTTTTGAACGAAAGACCAATAATGCATATGATTATTTTAAAGGTTGAAACCTGCCCTACTTCAAAAGGGATTGCGACCAGGCACCACCCAAAAACTCCCCTTCAGCAACTCTCTTTGTTGAAACCTGCCCTACTTCAAAAGGGATTGCGACTCAAATAAAACCGCTTTAAAAGGATCATTCAACTTGTTGAAACCTGCCCTACTTCAAAAGGGATTGCATCAGGAGAGTAAAGGGATTGCATCAGAAGGGTAAAGGGATTGCATCGGAAGGGTAAAGGGATTGCATGAGGGGTGAAAAGGAATTGCATAAGGGGTGTAAAGAGATTGCATGAGAAAAGGTAAAGGGATTGCATGAAAGGGAGTAAAGGGATTGCATGTGAAGAGTAAAGGATTGCGACCTATCGGGGCTCAAAATCTTTTGCCCTTATCAAACCTGTGCTAATTTCTGGCTTAATTCAAATAAGACAGCATGGAGTGGTAGAGGATTGCATGGGGGTAATTTGCCAAAAAGTCAGTCTTATTGTGAAAAGCTCGAAATTACTTGCTAAAGGATGCAGATTTAAGTCCCAAAAGATAAGAGGGCAAACAAACACGAGTTTTCTATCCTTGAATAAAAACTTGATGTTTTATTTTCTTAATAACTTTTTATAAAAAATATAAGTTTCCTTTGGACCTAAAAACTTACAAATTATAATAAACACAAAGGCTCCTAAGGGTATGGCAAAAATTAGTCTGAGACCGGGAGAGAAAAGAAAACTCTTACTGAATAAAATAACTCCAGAGAGGGCTATAAGAGAAATAAAAAAGGTTAACAAGCTTCGCAGGAAAAATTCTTTTTCAGGAAAACCAAGGTATCTAAAACTTAAAAATAAAAGAAAAAGGCATTGGGCAAAAAGCCCCCCAGTGGTTCCAAGGGCTACCCCTTTTATTCCAAATATTTTTATAGTAAAAAGGATTATCAAAAGATTTATGAAAACAGCAAGAAAGGACCCTGCTGCAGGAACACCTGTCCGATTTAGAGCATAAAAAAGGGGAACTGTAGCCTTTGAAAGACCATAAAAGGGAAGGGCTAAAGAAAAAATTTTAAGAATCTCTGAGGTCCACAAGGTATCCTCTGGCTTAAAGGCTCCTCTTTCAAAAAGAATCTTGACAATCTCTTCGGAGAGTAAGAATAATCCTAAGGCTGAGGGTAAAGAGAGGCTTAAAGATACAATCAGGGCTCTTCCATAGGTTTCCCTTGCAAGAGAAAAATTTCCCTGGGTAATGTTTCTTGTTAATTCAGGCAATAGGGCTTGAGAAAGGCCAACCCCAAAAAGCCCTAAAGGCACATACATAATTCTAAAGGCATAGCTATACCATGAAACTGCCCCCTCCCCACAGGAGGTGGCAAAAAAGGTATTAATAAAGATATTTATCTGAACCGCAGAAAATCCTATGATAACAGGAAAAATTAGTCTGAGAATTTCATAAAATTCAGGCAGAGTAAAATCAACTTTGAATCTAAAGGTGAATCCTTTTTTCTTAAGCAAAGGATACTGCATAAGGGCCTGAAGGAGGCCTCCAAGGGTTACTCCGAAAGCCATGGCAAAAATGGGTTCATATCCATAAGAAAGGAGTAAATAATACCCAAAAACCCCGATTAAAATTGAGGAAAGATTAAAAAAACCTGAGGAAAGGGCAGGAAGAAAAAATATTCCTATGGAGTTTAAAAGCCCTGCAAAGATTGCGGAAAGGCTGATAAAGAGAAGAAAGGGCATCATAACACGGGTAAGAGAAACGGTTAAAGCAAACTTTGAGGAATCAGTCTTAAAAGCAGGAGCAATCACAGAGACAATTATTGGTGCAAGAAAAAAACCTATAAGAACTATTATTAAGAGGATTAGCAAAAAATTAGAGATAAGGATGGAGGCTTTTTTAAAGGCCCTTTCGAGGCCCTCCTTTTCAGTGGTTGCTGTGAAAACCTTTACAAAGGCTCCTGCAAGGGCTCCTTCTGCAAAGAGATCGCGAAGAAGATTGGGGATACGGTATCCCACAACATAGGCGTCCATAGCCTTTCCAGCCCCAAAGAAGTAAGCAAGCACCTGTTCCCTGAGAAGGCCAAGAATTCGGCTTATGAAAACAGCGACGGTAACTGATGTTGCACCCTTAGTGACCTTTTCAATTGAAGACACTTGTATCTTCTTTTAACCAAATCTTCCGGTTATGTATTCTTCGGTAAGCTTTTTCTCAGGATTCGTAAAAATCTTTTCTGTTGATCCGATTTCAATAAGTTCTCCCAAATACATAAAAGCTGTTTGATCTGAAATGCGAGCTGCCTGCTGCATATTATGGGTCACAATTACGATAGTTATCTTGCTCTTGAGTTGAATAATAAGGTCTTCTATCTTTCCTGTGGAGATAGGGTCAAGGGCAGAGGTTGGTTCATCAAAAAGTAAGACCTCTGGCTCAACTGCAATGGCCCGGGCTATGCAAAGCCTCTGCTGTTGCCCACCTGATAAGCCAAGAGCACTTTGATTGAGTTTATCCTTTACCTCCTCCCAGAGAGCCGCTTCTTTTAAGGCCTTTTCCACTCTTTCTTGAAGCTCTTTTTTATTCTTAATCCCCCGGAGTCTTAAACCATAAGCCACATTATCAAAGATGCTCATAGGGAATGGAGTGGGCTTTTGAAAAACCATCCCAATCCTTGATCTAAGCTCAATAAGATCAATCTCCCGTGCAAGAATATTTTTTCCTTCAAAGATTATTTCTCCTTCATAGCGATTGCCTGGATAAAGGTCATGAATCCGGTTTAGACATCGCAAAAGAGTAGTCTTTCCACAGCCTGAGGGCCCGATAAGGGCGGTTACCTTGTTTTTTTGAATCTGGAGATTTATGTTTTTTAAGGCGTGAATTTTTCCTGCATAATAAAAATTGAGGTTCCTAATCTCAATTTCAACCTTCAAGACCTAAACCTCCTCTTGATAAGGTATCTTCCCAGAACTGCAAGAAACAAAATAAAAAGGGTAATAAGAAAAGAAGCTCCCCAGGCCTGACGATGCCAGTCTTCATAAGGCCCCATTGCATATTGAAAAATAGTTACAGTAAGAGAAGCCATGGGTTGAAAGAGATTGTAAGATGTAAAGGCATTATTAAAGGAGGTAAAGAGAAGAGGTGCTGCCTCGCCTGTAACTCTGGCAATAGCAAGAATAACTCCGGTAAAGATCCCCACCCCTGCCCCTCTATAAACTATCTGAAAGATAACCTTATAATAAGGAGCTCCGAGGGCAAAAGCTGCCTCTCTAAGGGTCCAGGGAATAAGAGAAAGCATGTTCTCTGTAGTTTTTACAATTACAGGAATCATAATAATAGCAAGGGCAAGCCCTCCTGAAAGGGCATTAAAATGTCCAACGGGCCTAACAAAAAGGGCATATACAAAAGCTCCCACAATAATGGCTGGTACACTTACCATAATATCAGAAAGAAAACTTATTATCCGGGACACCTTAAGATTCCTTCCATATTCCGCTAAAAAAGTGCCACCAAGTATACCTAAGGGGACACCAATTAGTGTAGCGGTAAGGGTAATAAAAAAGTGACCAATTATAGCGTGTTTTAATCCTCCTCCAGGAATACCTGGAGGCGCTGGATCATTGAGAATTAAAGAGGGCGTAAGAGCTGTAAGTCCATGTCTAATAACATCAATAAGAATAAAAAAAAGCCAAAAAAGTCCCCAAATTGCGGTCAAAATACAAAAAAATAGGGCTATATTATTTAAAATTTTTCTTTTTTTTATCATTTTGTCTTAATTCTTTCTGTAAAATATTTTCCAAGGGCAAGAATAGTAAAGCTCATCAAGAAAAGAAGAAAGGCTAAATAAAAAAGGGCGGCAAGATGGATATCCTTTTCTGCTTCTGTAAATTCATTTGCAAGTTTAACGGTAACTGTGGCTGTGGCTGAAAAAAGTGAGGTGGGAAACTGATTCAGATTCCCAAGGACAAAGGCAACAGCCATGGTCTCTCCAAGGGCTCTTCCGAGGGAAAGACCGATTCCTCCAAGTATTCCAAGTTTGCAATAGGGAAAAACCACATCCTTTATTACTTCCCATTTTGTTGCCCCGATTCCATAGGCAGATTCCTTAAGAACCGAGGGCACAATCTGAAAGGCATCTCTGGCAACTGAGGCTGTAAAAGGAATTATCATAATGCTGAGGATAAGACTTGCGGTAAATAGATCTATTCCCAGAGGGGTTCCGGAAAAGAGTTTTCCCAGGAGTGGGAGCTTGCCAAGGGTTTTTTGAAGAAAGGGCTCCACATATTTTGCCTGGAGAGGGGCAAGGGTAAAAAGCCCCCACATACCATAAATTATGCTTGGAATAGCAGCCAAAAGCTCTATTGCCATTCCTATAATTTCTTTAAAGGCCTTAGGGGCTACCTCTGTGATAAAAACTGCAATTCCAAGAGCAATGGGAACCGCAACAATTAAAGCTAAAAAAGATGTAATCAGGGTGCCAAACAAGGGAATGGCTCCCCCAAAAAGCTCTTTAACAGGATCCCAAGAGGAAGATAGAATAAAATTCAGGAAACCAAATCTTTGCATAGCTGGAAAGGATTCCTTAAAAAGGATTAGAAAAATTCCAAAAAGCAAAAAAATTATCAAAAAAGCGGCAAAAAAGGTAATTATAAGAAAAAAAAGATTGAAAAGATGCTCCTTGCTGGGAGATATTTTCATTTAATAGAGGCCTTGGCTTTTCCAGTAATTCCTGATTTTTTCTTTAACTTCTTCAGGTAGAGGCACATAGTGAAGCTGTAAGGCTACATTGTCTCCTTTCTTATAGGCCCAGTCAAAAAATTTAACCACCTCTTTGTTAGTTTCCACTTTTTCTCTTGCAAGTAAAATATAGGTAGCTCCAGCAATAGGCCAGGCCCTTTCGCCCGGAGCATTGGTCATCCAGGCATAAAAATGTTTTTCAGGGTTGAGCTCAGCAGAACTTGCAGCCTCTTTAAAGGCCTCCACAGAAGGAGATACCACTTTTCCCTTAGCATTTTTCATATCAGCAACCTGCATCTTGTTTTGCACTGCATAAGCATATTCCACATAGCCAAGACTATAAGGGGTTCTTTTGACATAATTTGCCACACCCTCATTTCCTTTGGCTCCAAGCCCTGTCTTAAAGCTAACAGAGGTGCCATAGCCTACTTCTTTTGCCCAATTCTTACAAACATCACTTAAATAATGGGTAAAAATAGCGGTTGTGCCAGATCCATCTGAACGATAAACCGGAGTAATAGGCTTATCAGGTAAATTAAAATCTGGATTTAAGGCCTTTAATTTAGCATCTGACCATGATTTGATCTCCCCAAGATAGATCTTGCAAAGGGCCTCACCATCCAAGACTAATTTCTTCTCCCCTGTCTCTGGTAAATTTACAGCCACAACTACCCCTCCCACCACAGCAGGAAACTGCAAAAGCTTTTTTTCTTCTACCTCCTCAGGCTTCAAAGCCATATCTGAGGCCCCAAAGTCAACAGTTCTTTCTGCAATCTGGCGAATTCCTCCTCCTGAGCCAATGGACTGATAATTAACCTTTATTCCCGTTTCTTTATAATATGCACCTGCCCAGGTTGAATAAAGGGGATAGGGAAAGGTGGCCCCGGCTCCATTTAAAGTCTTCCCCGCAGGGATTGACTTTTCTTCCTTCCCCTTGCAGGAAACAAGAATACCAAGAAAAATCAAAAACAAAAAAAGAATTCCTTTCATTTTAAGCCCCCTTGTGGTTTTGCTTATATTTTAGAAGATTTACCTTTATTGTCAATCTACCTCTCACCCTTTTACCACCCACCCTTTTTCTTGCAAGGATATAAACCTATGGACTGTGAGGCTAATACCAGGCTGAAATAGGATTTTCAAGATATTCCATCGCCTTCCTTAGATCTTCTTTTCTCCCTGTAAGTATAAGGATATCTCCTTTCTGAAGAAGGATATCTGGAGAGGGATTAAGTAAAATTTCTTTATTTCTTTGGATGGCAAGAATGGTTGCCCCGGTTTTGGCTCTTAAATCAAGATTTTTAATGGAAAGTCCAGTAAGGGGACTCCCCTCCTTTATTAAGTAATTCTCAAAGTTTAGGATTCTCCACCATTCCTCCGTAGGTATATCGACAAGAGATAATGGACCTTCTTTTCTTAAGGCCTGATAATGTCCCTTGCGAAGCTCATCAGTTAATTCTTTTAACAGATTTTGGGGGATTTTATAAAATTCAAGGACTCGGATAAAAAGCTCAATAGAGGCCTCAAATTCCTCAGGCACAACTTCATTGGCACCAAGCATTAAAAGCTCATCAATTTCCGTTACAAACTGGGTGCGAGCAATGATGTAAAGATGGGGATTTAAAGTCCGGGCTACCTGAATGATTTTCCTTACAGCAATATGATCACTGATGGCAACCACTAAAGCTCTCGCCCTCTCAAGCCCAAATTTTTTTAATATTTCAGGATGGGTGGCATCAGCAAAATAAATAGGCTCTCCCTTTTTCTTATAGATGCGTACAGTAGCAGGATTTAGTTCCAAAATAATATAGGGGATTTTTAAAAGCTTTAATCCATAAACCACATTTTTGCCACAAATTCCATATCCCACAACTACAGTATGTCCACTTAAGTGCTCCTCCTCTCTTTCCCTTATTTTTTGAATAAGCCCTAATTTTTGAGGTAATATTCGTCTCAAAAGGAACTCAGAAAAGCGATGTGCACTGGTTACCACAAAAGGTGTAGCCAGAAGGGTAAGAATAGATATTCCAATAAAGAGCTGATAAAAGGCTTCAGAGGAAAAAAGACCCAATTTTTCCCCCTCAAGGGCAAGCACAAAGGAAAACTCTCCTATCTGGAAAAGATAAAGTGAAGAAAGTAAAGAAAGTCGCATATTCTTACTTAAGAACATAACTACCCCAAAGATTATCCCTACTTTCAGAAGGACAACCAAACCAAAGGAAGATAAGCTCAACAAAGGATTATCAAGAAGGACCTTTGGATCTAAAAGCATTCCCACAGAAATAAAAAATAAAGCCATGAAGAGATCTTTAAGAGGCTTTACCTCTGCCATCACCTGATAGGCATAATCGGATTCTGAAATAATAATACCAGCTAAAAAAGCTCCCAGAGCCATAGAAAGTCCAAGTTTATAACTGAGTAGAGCTGTTCCCAGCGCAATTAAAAAGAGACTAATCAAAAATATCTCCCTGCTTCTGGTCTTCATCACCATATCCAAAAGAAAGGGAACAAGTCTGAAACTCACTAAGAAGATCCCGACCAAAATTCCAAAGGACTTCGTTAAAGTTAAAAGTATGAGAGTATAAGAAACTCCCTCACCAGCAAGGAGGGGAAGAAAAAGCATAACCAGTATTACTGAGAGATCCTGAAAGATCAGGATTCCAAAGATGTATCTTCCGTAAGGAGAATTCAACTCCCCTCTTTCCATTAAAAGTTTTAATACTACAGCGGTGCTGCTAAAGGCAATGAGAGCACCGTAAAAAAGGGACTGGGGAAGAGGTTTTTTGAGAAATAAAAAAGAAAGTAAAGAGGTAACCCCTAAGGTAAAAAAGACCTGCAAAAGGCCTCCCCAGAGAACCTCTTTTCTATAAGCCAAAAGCTTTTTAAGGGAAAATTCAACCCCCAAAAGAAACATCAAAAAAATAACCCCGAGCTCTGCTAAATTTTCAATTAAATGGGGATCCTTTACCAATGAAAATCCAGCTGGACCAACTAAAAGACCACTTAGCAAAAATCCAACTAAGGGAGGCAGCTTTAATCTTGCAGAGAGATAACTTATAGGTAAGGCCACCAGAAAAGCTAAAAGTAATGTTGAGAGAAATTCCTGAAGCATAGCTATATTATAGTCTAAAAAACCAGGACTCAAAGCCTGAGACCATTTCTATATTGTTAGTGCTAAAACATTGTGCTTTTTTTCTCATTTTCTGAAAAAATTCCAAATTACCTTTACTTTTTCTTATAGATGCCTTAAGTTTAAACAAAAAGGAGTTGATTATCATGCC
This window of the Caldimicrobium thiodismutans genome carries:
- the pstA gene encoding phosphate ABC transporter permease PstA encodes the protein MIKKRKILNNIALFFCILTAIWGLFWLFFILIDVIRHGLTALTPSLILNDPAPPGIPGGGLKHAIIGHFFITLTATLIGVPLGILGGTFLAEYGRNLKVSRIISFLSDIMVSVPAIIVGAFVYALFVRPVGHFNALSGGLALAIIMIPVIVKTTENMLSLIPWTLREAAFALGAPYYKVIFQIVYRGAGVGIFTGVILAIARVTGEAAPLLFTSFNNAFTSYNLFQPMASLTVTIFQYAMGPYEDWHRQAWGASFLITLFILFLAVLGRYLIKRRFRS
- the pstB gene encoding phosphate ABC transporter ATP-binding protein PstB, whose translation is MKVEIEIRNLNFYYAGKIHALKNINLQIQKNKVTALIGPSGCGKTTLLRCLNRIHDLYPGNRYEGEIIFEGKNILAREIDLIELRSRIGMVFQKPTPFPMSIFDNVAYGLRLRGIKNKKELQERVEKALKEAALWEEVKDKLNQSALGLSGGQQQRLCIARAIAVEPEVLLFDEPTSALDPISTGKIEDLIIQLKSKITIVIVTHNMQQAARISDQTAFMYLGELIEIGSTEKIFTNPEKKLTEEYITGRFG
- the pstS gene encoding phosphate ABC transporter substrate-binding protein PstS, with the protein product MKGILFLFLIFLGILVSCKGKEEKSIPAGKTLNGAGATFPYPLYSTWAGAYYKETGIKVNYQSIGSGGGIRQIAERTVDFGASDMALKPEEVEEKKLLQFPAVVGGVVVAVNLPETGEKKLVLDGEALCKIYLGEIKSWSDAKLKALNPDFNLPDKPITPVYRSDGSGTTAIFTHYLSDVCKNWAKEVGYGTSVSFKTGLGAKGNEGVANYVKRTPYSLGYVEYAYAVQNKMQVADMKNAKGKVVSPSVEAFKEAASSAELNPEKHFYAWMTNAPGERAWPIAGATYILLAREKVETNKEVVKFFDWAYKKGDNVALQLHYVPLPEEVKEKIRNYWKSQGLY
- the murJ gene encoding murein biosynthesis integral membrane protein MurJ — protein: MSSIEKVTKGATSVTVAVFISRILGLLREQVLAYFFGAGKAMDAYVVGYRIPNLLRDLFAEGALAGAFVKVFTATTEKEGLERAFKKASILISNFLLILLIIVLIGFFLAPIIVSVIAPAFKTDSSKFALTVSLTRVMMPFLLFISLSAIFAGLLNSIGIFFLPALSSGFFNLSSILIGVFGYYLLLSYGYEPIFAMAFGVTLGGLLQALMQYPLLKKKGFTFRFKVDFTLPEFYEILRLIFPVIIGFSAVQINIFINTFFATSCGEGAVSWYSYAFRIMYVPLGLFGVGLSQALLPELTRNITQGNFSLARETYGRALIVSLSLSLPSALGLFLLSEEIVKILFERGAFKPEDTLWTSEILKIFSLALPFYGLSKATVPLFYALNRTGVPAAGSFLAVFINLLIILFTIKIFGIKGVALGTTGGLFAQCLFLLFLSFRYLGFPEKEFFLRSLLTFFISLIALSGVILFSKSFLFSPGLRLIFAIPLGAFVFIIICKFLGPKETYIFYKKLLRK
- a CDS encoding cation:proton antiporter domain-containing protein, which encodes MSPGFLDYNIAMLQEFLSTLLLAFLVALPISYLSARLKLPPLVGFLLSGLLVGPAGFSLVKDPHLIENLAELGVIFLMFLLGVEFSLKKLLAYRKEVLWGGLLQVFFTLGVTSLLSFLFLKKPLPQSLFYGALIAFSSTAVVLKLLMERGELNSPYGRYIFGILIFQDLSVILVMLFLPLLAGEGVSYTLILLTLTKSFGILVGIFLVSFRLVPFLLDMVMKTRSREIFLISLFLIALGTALLSYKLGLSMALGAFLAGIIISESDYAYQVMAEVKPLKDLFMALFFISVGMLLDPKVLLDNPLLSLSSFGLVVLLKVGIIFGVVMFLSKNMRLSLLSSLYLFQIGEFSFVLALEGEKLGLFSSEAFYQLFIGISILTLLATPFVVTSAHRFSEFLLRRILPQKLGLIQKIREREEEHLSGHTVVVGYGICGKNVVYGLKLLKIPYIILELNPATVRIYKKKGEPIYFADATHPEILKKFGLERARALVVAISDHIAVRKIIQVARTLNPHLYIIARTQFVTEIDELLMLGANEVVPEEFEASIELFIRVLEFYKIPQNLLKELTDELRKGHYQALRKEGPLSLVDIPTEEWWRILNFENYLIKEGSPLTGLSIKNLDLRAKTGATILAIQRNKEILLNPSPDILLQKGDILILTGRKEDLRKAMEYLENPISAWY
- the pstC gene encoding phosphate ABC transporter permease subunit PstC, which encodes MKISPSKEHLFNLFFLIITFFAAFLIIFLLFGIFLILFKESFPAMQRFGFLNFILSSSWDPVKELFGGAIPLFGTLITSFLALIVAVPIALGIAVFITEVAPKAFKEIIGMAIELLAAIPSIIYGMWGLFTLAPLQAKYVEPFLQKTLGKLPLLGKLFSGTPLGIDLFTASLILSIMIIPFTASVARDAFQIVPSVLKESAYGIGATKWEVIKDVVFPYCKLGILGGIGLSLGRALGETMAVAFVLGNLNQFPTSLFSATATVTVKLANEFTEAEKDIHLAALFYLAFLLFLMSFTILALGKYFTERIKTK